In a genomic window of Piliocolobus tephrosceles isolate RC106 chromosome 1, ASM277652v3, whole genome shotgun sequence:
- the GTF2B gene encoding transcription initiation factor IIB isoform X2 yields the protein MICPECGLVVGDRVIDVGSEWRTFSNDKATKDPSRVGDSQNPLLSDGDLSTMIGKGTGAASFDEFGNSKYQNRRTMSSSDRAMMNAFKEITTMADRINLPRNIVDRTNNLFKQVYEQKSLKGRANDAIASACLYIACRQEGVPRTFKEICAVSRISKKEIGRCFKLILKALETSVDLITTGDFMSRFCSNLCLPKQVQMAATHIARKAVELDLVPGRSPISVAAAAIYMASQASAEKRTQKEIGDIAGVADVTIRQSYRLIYPRAPDLFPTDFKFDTPVDKLPQL from the exons GTGACCGGGTTATCGATGTGGGATCTGAATGGCGAACTTTCAGCAATGACAAAGCAACAAAAGATCCATCTCGAGTTGGAGATTCTCAGAATCCTCTTCTGAGTGATGGAGATTTGTCTACCATGATTGGCAAG GGTACAGGAGCTGCAAGTTTTGATGAATTTGGCAATTCTAAGTACCAGAATCGGAGAACAATGAGCAGTTCTGATCGGGCAATGATGAATGCATTCAAAGAAATCACTACCATGGCAGACAGAATCAATCTACCTCGAAATATAGTT GATCGAACGAATAATTTATTCAAGCAAGTATATGAACAGAAGAGCCTGAAGGGAAGAGCTAATGATGCTATAGCTTCTGCTTGTCTCTATATTGCCTGTAGACAAGAAGGGGTTCCTAGGACATTTAAAG aaatatgtgCCGTATCACGAATTTCTAAGAAAGAAATTGGTCGGtgttttaaacttattttgaaagCACTGGAAACCAGTGTGGATTTGATTACAACTGGGGACTTCATGTCCAGATTCTGTTCCAATCTTTGTCTTCCTAAACAAGTGCAGATGGCAGCTACCCATATAGCCCGTAAAGCTGTGGAATTGGACTTGGTTCCTGGGAGGAGCCCCATCTCTGTGGCAGCGGCAGCTATTTACATGGCCTCACAGGCATCAGCTGAAAAGAGGACCCAAAAAG aaatTGGCGATATTGCTGGTGTTGCTGATGTTACAATCAGACAGTCCTATAGACTTATCTATCCTCGAGCCCCGGATCTGTTTCCTACAGATTTCAAATTTGACACCCCAGTGGACAAACTACCACAGCTATAA